The Podospora bellae-mahoneyi strain CBS 112042 chromosome 7, whole genome shotgun sequence genome includes a window with the following:
- a CDS encoding hypothetical protein (EggNog:ENOG503NVTI; COG:S) produces the protein MEQRPGDAFSQHSGDASDAPPSGGMGRPRRMSMEEDMFYREVMTSRPKNPPSYETAMQAAVAAERRAMAMAAVEDQEDRLPQYSSELDIEGVFMRKMEMEDTIKRAEYRDWRMVYVELRGTALNVYSVKKERGWWSSKPDAPNIAPDNPPWVKKHALERSYSLLYADAGIAADYKKKRYVIRLRVETDQFLLSCFELSTFVTWLDRLYAAFNVAAPIDDRDFPRDYSIPRIQRIRFLRGQRPPPQDHLGRQPDHRRLDESDEDDSEGEGEGGEPPDHRGGGGRGPRPAEYPIMARLSISSYANENVDPETGKWLPEHGWTIAHDQLYARLCYAVLLFKSPRKSNYIVSRGKRWWVDWDSGKMVRVLPPVYGEIDVMGPWQVIMAENRRI, from the exons ATGGAGCAAAGGCCTGGCGATGCCTTCTCCCAGCACAGCGGCGACGCGAGCGACGCGCCCCCATCAGGGGGGATGGGGCGCCCGCGCCGCATGTCcatggaggaggatatgTTCTACCGGGAAGTCATGACGTCGCGGCCAAAGAACCCGCCGAGCTATGAGACGGCCATGCAGGCTGCTGTGGCGGCcgagaggagggcgatggcgatggctgcTGTCGAGGACCAGGAAGATAGGCTGCCCCAGTACTCATCCGAGTTGGATATTGAGGGCGTGTTTATGCgcaagatggagatggaggacaCGATCAAACGGGCCGAGTATAGAGACTGGAGGATGGTTTATGTCGAGCTTCGGGGAACGGCACTCAACGTCTACTCGGTCAAGAAGGAGCGTGGATGGTGGTCGTCAAAGCCGGACGCACCTAACATTGCGCCTGATAATCCGCCATGGGTGAAGAAGCATGCGTTGGAGCGGAGCTACAGCTTGCTCTATGCGGATGCGGGGATCGCGGCGGATTACAAGAA GAAGCGCTACGTCATTCGGCTACGAGTGGAAACGGACCAGTTTTTATTGTCGTGTTTCGAGTTGAGCACATTTGTCACATGGCTCGACAGGCTTTATGCCGCCTTCAACGTGGCTGCACCCATCGATGATCGCGATTTCCCCAGGGACTACAGCATACCACGGATTCAGAGAATACGGTTCTTGCGGGGACAACGACCGCCACCCCAGGACCATCTTGGCAGGCAACCCGATCATAGAAGACTAGACGAGagcgacgaagacgacagcgaaggggagggagagggcggtgaACCACCAGATCACagaggtggcggcggacGTGGGCCACGGCCGGCTGAATACCCAATAATGGCGAGGTTATCAATATCATCATACGCGAACGAGAACGTCGACCCGGAAACCGGAAAATGGCTGCCAGAACACGGCTGGACCATCGCCCACGACCAGCTCTACGCCCGTCTGTGCTACGCGGTACTATTATTCAAGTCACCACGGAAGAGCAATTACATTGTCTCACGAGGCAAGCGGTGGTGGGTCGACTGGGACAGCGGCAAGATGGTTCGGGTGCTGCCCCCGGTCTACGGCGAAATCGACGTCATGGGCCCATGGCAGGTCATCATGGCCGAGAACAGGAGGATATAA
- a CDS encoding hypothetical protein (EggNog:ENOG503P363; COG:S) produces MSEPPPPQPNQQPDQQQEDIEMLPAPEAQPQPPSQSQPEQPESQPDQQPPHSDPTSDPIPSDQLPPSSEPVIPGPRAQRLKQLFQQTTTHTLDKLSPSNFRECFPTIAEKAPGTLDNVHRQMIDRLSTLWNREFERILESRQVIQKLNELEGLIAEAQAGRRRDGRGGGRPVPPHTLGAEVVLKAHLRGYLREQETRLGERLQEVRGENGRLFEEVLAQRREMERLVKGVENMVGDVRGASEVLGGVLAGELEEETRRVDGELARVGGG; encoded by the coding sequence ATGTCTgaaccgccaccaccccaacccaaccagcaacccgaccaacaacaagaagacatCGAGATGCTCCCCGCCCCAGAagcacaaccacaaccaccctcccaatcccaaccagAACAACCCGAATCCCAACctgatcaacaacccccccactcGGACCCAACCTCGGACCCAATCCCCTCGGACCAGCTACCCCCCTCATCCGAGCCCGTGATCCCCGGCCCCCGCGCGCAGCGGTTAAAACAACTAttccaacaaacaacaactcACACCCTCGACAAACTCTCCCCGTCCAATTTCCGGGAATGTTTCCCAACCATTGCAGAAAAAGCGCCAGGGACGCTCGATAATGTCCACAGGCAGATGATCGATCGGCTGTCCACCCTCTGGAACAGGGAGTTTGAGCGGATCCTGGAGTCGAGACAGGTGATTCAGAAACTGAATGAGCTAGAGGGGTTGATAGCTGAGGCtcaggcggggaggaggcgggatggtcgggggggaggaaggccGGTGCCGCCTCATACGCTTGGTGCTGAGGTTGTGCTTAAGGCTCACCTAAGGGGTTACCTTAGGGAGCAGGAAACaaggttgggggagaggttacaggaggtgaggggggagaatgGAAGACTAtttgaggaggtgttggctcagaggagggagatggagcggTTGGTCAAGGGGGTGGAAAATATGGTGGGGGATGTGAGGGGGGCGAGtgaggttttggggggggtgctggctggtgagctggaggaggagacgaggagggtggatggggagttgGCAAGGGTTGGGGGCGGTTGA